A window from Cinclus cinclus chromosome 4, bCinCin1.1, whole genome shotgun sequence encodes these proteins:
- the ACO2 gene encoding aconitate hydratase, mitochondrial isoform X1: MAPYCVLAARLRHALNSGVRRYHVAPVLCQRAKVAMSHFEPNEYINYEKLEKNINIVRKRLDRPLTLSEKIVYGHLDDPAKQEIERGKTYLRLRPDRVAMQDATAQMAMLQFISSGLPKVAVPSTIHCDHLIEAQSGGEKDLKRAKDINQEVYNFLSTAGAKYGVGFWKPGSGIIHQIILENYSYPGVMLIGTDSHTPNGGGLGGICIGVGGADAVDVMAGIPWELKCPKVIGVKLTGKLSGWTSPKDVILKVAGILTVKGGTGAIIEYHGPGVDSISCTGMATICNMGAEIGATTSIFPYNERMKKYLGKTGRADIAALADEFKQHLVPDSGCQYDQVIEINLSELKPHINGPFTPDLAHPVSDIGAVAEKEGWPVDIRVGLIGSCTNSSYEDMGRSAAVAKQALAHGLKCKSMFTITPGSEQIRATIERDGYAKILREVGGMVLANACGPCIGQWDRKDIKKGEKNTIVTSYNRNFTGRNDANPETHAFVTSPEIVTALSIAGTLKFNPETDYLTGADGKKFKLEAPDADELPKLEFDPGQDTYQYPPKDSSGQRVDVSPTSQRLQLLEPFDKWDGKDLEDMLILIKVKGKCTTDHISAAGPWLKFRGHLDNISNNLLIGAINIENGKANSVRNALTQEFGPVPDTARYYKKMGVKWAVIGDENYGEGSSREHAALEPRHLGGRVIITKSFARIHETNLKKQGLLPLTFADPADYNKIHPVDKLSIVGLKDFAPGKPLKCIIKHPNGSQETIMLNHTFNESQIEWFQAGSALNRMKELQQKSS, from the exons CATGCCTTGAATAGTGGGGTACGACGCTACCATGTTGCTCCTGTCCTGTGCCAGCGGGCCAAGGTGGCCATGAGCCACTTTGAACCTAATGAATACATAAATTATGAAAAGCTGGAGAAGAACATCAACATTGTCCGTAAGAG GCTTGACCGCCCTCTGACCTTGTCTGAGAAGATTGTATATGGACACCTGGATGACCCAGCAAAACAGGAGATCGAGCGCGGCAAGACCTATCTACGCTTACGGCCGGACCGCGTGGCCATGCAGGATGCCACAGCTCAGATGGCAATGCTTCAGTTCATCAGCAGCGGGCTGCCAAAAGTGGCTGTGCCTTCCACCATCCACTGTGATCACCTCATCGAGGCCCAGTCAGGTGGTGAAAAGGATCTTAAAAGAGCCAAG GACATAAACCAGGAGGTGTACAACTTTCTATCAACGGCTGGTGCCAAGTATGGAGTAGGATTCTGGAAACCTGGGTCAGGAATCATTCACCAG atcatTCTGGAGAACTACTCCTACCCCGGGGTTATGCTGATTGGCACAGATTCACACACCCCCAACGGAGGTGGCTTGGGGGGAATCTGCATCGGCGTGGGTGGAGCTGATGCTGTGGATGTCATGGCAGGAATCCCTTGGGAGCTCAAATGCCCAAAG GTTATTGGTGTAAAACTGACTGGAAAACTCTCAGGCTGGACTTCTCCTAAAGATGTGATCCTGAAAGTGGCTGGCATCCTCACTGTCAAGGGTGGAACAGGCGCCATCATTGAATACCATGGGCCGGGTGTGGATTCAATCTCCTGCACAG GAATGGCAACAATCTGTAACATGGGGGCTGAAATCGGAGCTACCACGTCCATCTTCCCGTACAATGAACGCATGAAGAAATACTTGGGCAAGACTGGGCGAGCTG ATATAGCTGCACTAGCAGATGAATTCAAGCAACACTTGGTACCAGATTCTGGTTGTCAGTATGACCAGGTGATAGAAATCAACCTCAGTGAG CTGAAACCACATATCAATGGACCTTTCACGCCAGACCTGGCGCACCCTGTGTCAGATATTGGTGCTGTGGCAGAAAAGGAGGGCTGGCCTGTTGATATCAGAGTTG GCTTGATTGGCAGCTGCACCAACTCCAGCTATGAGGACATGGGACGCTCTGCAGCAGTGGCAAAACAGGCGCTCGCTCATGGATTGAAGTGCAAATCCATGTTCACAATCACACCAGGGTCAGAGCAGATCCGTGCCACCATTGAAAGAGATGGTTAT GCAAAAATCCTGCGAGAAGTTGGAGGGATGGTTCTTGCTAATGCTTGTGGACCATGTATCGGCCAGTGGGACAG GAAGGACAtcaagaaaggagagaaaaatacaatAGTTACATCCTACAACCGGAATTTCACAGGCCGCAATGATGCCAATCCAGAGACTCATGCATTTGTGACTTCTCCAGAG attgtCACAGCCCTGTCCATTGCTGGCACTCTAAAATTTAACCCTGAGACAGATTACTTGACAGGAGCAGATGGGAAGAAGTTTAAACTAGAAGCACCTGATGCAGATGAGCTGCCCAAGCTG GAGTTTGACCCAGGCCAGGACACCTATCAGTACCCTCCCAAGGATAGCAGTGGGCAGCGCGTGGATGTGAGCCCCACCAGCCAGCGTCTCCAGCTTCTTGAGCCCTTTGATAAGTGGGATGGCAAGGATCTAGAAGACATGCTGATCCTCATCAAG GTAAAAGGGAAATGCACCACTGATCATATTTCTGCAGCTGGACCGTGGCTTAAATTCCGTGGCCATCTGGACAACATCTCCAACAACCTGCTCATTGGTGCCATCAACATCGAAAACGGCAAAGCCAACTCTGTGCGGAACGCATTAACCCAGGAGTTTGGCCCAGTTCCAGACACAGCCCGTTACTACAAG aaaatgGGAGTCAAATGGGCAGTTATTGGGGATGAAAACTATGGTGAGGGATCAAGCCGGGAACATGCAGCACTGGAGCCACGTCACTTGGGAGGAAGGGTCATCATCACCAAGAGCTTTGCCAGGATCCATG AAACCAATCTGAAGAAGCAAGGTCTGCTGCCTCTCACTTTTGCTGATCCAGCAGACTATAACAAGATTCATCCTGTGGATAAGCTGAGCATTGTGGGATTGAAAGACTTTGCACCTGGAAAG CCTCTGAAATGCATCATCAAGCATCCCAATGGGAGCCAAGAAACAATCATGCTGAACCACACCTTCAATGAGTCGCAGATCGAGTGGTTTcaggctggcagtgccctgaACAGAatgaaggagctgcagcagaaatcAAGCTAA
- the POLR3H gene encoding DNA-directed RNA polymerase III subunit RPC8 isoform X1 has translation MFVLVEMTDTVRIPPWQFERKLNESIAEELNKKLANKVVYNVGLCICLYDITKLEDSYIFPGDGASHTKVHFRYVVFHPFLDEILIGQIKSCSQDGVHVSIGFFDDIVIPPESLQQPAKFDEAEQVWVWEYETEEGAHDLYMDIGEEIRFRVVDESFVDTSPTGPSSAEASTSNAAEEVQKKEAPYTLVGSISEPGLGLLSWWTNS, from the exons ATGTTTGTCCTGGTGGAGATGACTGACACTGTaagaattcctccctggcaATTTGAAAGGAAACTGAACGAGTCCATTGCTGAGGAGCTAAACAAGAAATTGGCCAATAAG gtcgTATACAATGTTGGGCTCTGCATCTGTCTGTATGATATCACAAAGCTGGAAGATTCATACATATTTCCTGGCGATGGTGCATCACATACCAAAG tgcATTTCCGCTATGTGGTCTTCCATCCCTTCCTGGATGAGATTCTGATTGGACAGATTAAAAGCTGCAGTCAGGATGGCGTCCACG TTTCTATTGGATTCTTTGATGATATTGTCATCCCACCAGaatccctgcagcagccagctaAATT TGATGAAGCAGAGCAGGTGTGGGTGTGGGAATATGAGACAGAAGAAGGGGCCCATGACCTTTACATGGACATTGGGGAAGAGATCCGCTTCCGAGTCGTGGATGAGTCGTTTGTTGATACGTCACCAACCGGTCCAAGCTCTGCAGAGGCTTCCACTTCAAATGCTGCAGAAGAAGTCCAGAAGAAAGAGGCACCCTACACTCTTGTG GGATCAATCAGTGAGCCTGGCCTGGGACTCTTGTCGTGGTGGACAAACAGCTAG
- the ACO2 gene encoding aconitate hydratase, mitochondrial isoform X2 — translation MSHFEPNEYINYEKLEKNINIVRKRLDRPLTLSEKIVYGHLDDPAKQEIERGKTYLRLRPDRVAMQDATAQMAMLQFISSGLPKVAVPSTIHCDHLIEAQSGGEKDLKRAKDINQEVYNFLSTAGAKYGVGFWKPGSGIIHQIILENYSYPGVMLIGTDSHTPNGGGLGGICIGVGGADAVDVMAGIPWELKCPKVIGVKLTGKLSGWTSPKDVILKVAGILTVKGGTGAIIEYHGPGVDSISCTGMATICNMGAEIGATTSIFPYNERMKKYLGKTGRADIAALADEFKQHLVPDSGCQYDQVIEINLSELKPHINGPFTPDLAHPVSDIGAVAEKEGWPVDIRVGLIGSCTNSSYEDMGRSAAVAKQALAHGLKCKSMFTITPGSEQIRATIERDGYAKILREVGGMVLANACGPCIGQWDRKDIKKGEKNTIVTSYNRNFTGRNDANPETHAFVTSPEIVTALSIAGTLKFNPETDYLTGADGKKFKLEAPDADELPKLEFDPGQDTYQYPPKDSSGQRVDVSPTSQRLQLLEPFDKWDGKDLEDMLILIKVKGKCTTDHISAAGPWLKFRGHLDNISNNLLIGAINIENGKANSVRNALTQEFGPVPDTARYYKKMGVKWAVIGDENYGEGSSREHAALEPRHLGGRVIITKSFARIHETNLKKQGLLPLTFADPADYNKIHPVDKLSIVGLKDFAPGKPLKCIIKHPNGSQETIMLNHTFNESQIEWFQAGSALNRMKELQQKSS, via the exons ATGAGCCACTTTGAACCTAATGAATACATAAATTATGAAAAGCTGGAGAAGAACATCAACATTGTCCGTAAGAG GCTTGACCGCCCTCTGACCTTGTCTGAGAAGATTGTATATGGACACCTGGATGACCCAGCAAAACAGGAGATCGAGCGCGGCAAGACCTATCTACGCTTACGGCCGGACCGCGTGGCCATGCAGGATGCCACAGCTCAGATGGCAATGCTTCAGTTCATCAGCAGCGGGCTGCCAAAAGTGGCTGTGCCTTCCACCATCCACTGTGATCACCTCATCGAGGCCCAGTCAGGTGGTGAAAAGGATCTTAAAAGAGCCAAG GACATAAACCAGGAGGTGTACAACTTTCTATCAACGGCTGGTGCCAAGTATGGAGTAGGATTCTGGAAACCTGGGTCAGGAATCATTCACCAG atcatTCTGGAGAACTACTCCTACCCCGGGGTTATGCTGATTGGCACAGATTCACACACCCCCAACGGAGGTGGCTTGGGGGGAATCTGCATCGGCGTGGGTGGAGCTGATGCTGTGGATGTCATGGCAGGAATCCCTTGGGAGCTCAAATGCCCAAAG GTTATTGGTGTAAAACTGACTGGAAAACTCTCAGGCTGGACTTCTCCTAAAGATGTGATCCTGAAAGTGGCTGGCATCCTCACTGTCAAGGGTGGAACAGGCGCCATCATTGAATACCATGGGCCGGGTGTGGATTCAATCTCCTGCACAG GAATGGCAACAATCTGTAACATGGGGGCTGAAATCGGAGCTACCACGTCCATCTTCCCGTACAATGAACGCATGAAGAAATACTTGGGCAAGACTGGGCGAGCTG ATATAGCTGCACTAGCAGATGAATTCAAGCAACACTTGGTACCAGATTCTGGTTGTCAGTATGACCAGGTGATAGAAATCAACCTCAGTGAG CTGAAACCACATATCAATGGACCTTTCACGCCAGACCTGGCGCACCCTGTGTCAGATATTGGTGCTGTGGCAGAAAAGGAGGGCTGGCCTGTTGATATCAGAGTTG GCTTGATTGGCAGCTGCACCAACTCCAGCTATGAGGACATGGGACGCTCTGCAGCAGTGGCAAAACAGGCGCTCGCTCATGGATTGAAGTGCAAATCCATGTTCACAATCACACCAGGGTCAGAGCAGATCCGTGCCACCATTGAAAGAGATGGTTAT GCAAAAATCCTGCGAGAAGTTGGAGGGATGGTTCTTGCTAATGCTTGTGGACCATGTATCGGCCAGTGGGACAG GAAGGACAtcaagaaaggagagaaaaatacaatAGTTACATCCTACAACCGGAATTTCACAGGCCGCAATGATGCCAATCCAGAGACTCATGCATTTGTGACTTCTCCAGAG attgtCACAGCCCTGTCCATTGCTGGCACTCTAAAATTTAACCCTGAGACAGATTACTTGACAGGAGCAGATGGGAAGAAGTTTAAACTAGAAGCACCTGATGCAGATGAGCTGCCCAAGCTG GAGTTTGACCCAGGCCAGGACACCTATCAGTACCCTCCCAAGGATAGCAGTGGGCAGCGCGTGGATGTGAGCCCCACCAGCCAGCGTCTCCAGCTTCTTGAGCCCTTTGATAAGTGGGATGGCAAGGATCTAGAAGACATGCTGATCCTCATCAAG GTAAAAGGGAAATGCACCACTGATCATATTTCTGCAGCTGGACCGTGGCTTAAATTCCGTGGCCATCTGGACAACATCTCCAACAACCTGCTCATTGGTGCCATCAACATCGAAAACGGCAAAGCCAACTCTGTGCGGAACGCATTAACCCAGGAGTTTGGCCCAGTTCCAGACACAGCCCGTTACTACAAG aaaatgGGAGTCAAATGGGCAGTTATTGGGGATGAAAACTATGGTGAGGGATCAAGCCGGGAACATGCAGCACTGGAGCCACGTCACTTGGGAGGAAGGGTCATCATCACCAAGAGCTTTGCCAGGATCCATG AAACCAATCTGAAGAAGCAAGGTCTGCTGCCTCTCACTTTTGCTGATCCAGCAGACTATAACAAGATTCATCCTGTGGATAAGCTGAGCATTGTGGGATTGAAAGACTTTGCACCTGGAAAG CCTCTGAAATGCATCATCAAGCATCCCAATGGGAGCCAAGAAACAATCATGCTGAACCACACCTTCAATGAGTCGCAGATCGAGTGGTTTcaggctggcagtgccctgaACAGAatgaaggagctgcagcagaaatcAAGCTAA
- the POLR3H gene encoding DNA-directed RNA polymerase III subunit RPC8 isoform X2 → MFVLVEMTDTVRIPPWQFERKLNESIAEELNKKLANKVVYNVGLCICLYDITKLEDSYIFPGDGASHTKVSIGFFDDIVIPPESLQQPAKFDEAEQVWVWEYETEEGAHDLYMDIGEEIRFRVVDESFVDTSPTGPSSAEASTSNAAEEVQKKEAPYTLVGSISEPGLGLLSWWTNS, encoded by the exons ATGTTTGTCCTGGTGGAGATGACTGACACTGTaagaattcctccctggcaATTTGAAAGGAAACTGAACGAGTCCATTGCTGAGGAGCTAAACAAGAAATTGGCCAATAAG gtcgTATACAATGTTGGGCTCTGCATCTGTCTGTATGATATCACAAAGCTGGAAGATTCATACATATTTCCTGGCGATGGTGCATCACATACCAAAG TTTCTATTGGATTCTTTGATGATATTGTCATCCCACCAGaatccctgcagcagccagctaAATT TGATGAAGCAGAGCAGGTGTGGGTGTGGGAATATGAGACAGAAGAAGGGGCCCATGACCTTTACATGGACATTGGGGAAGAGATCCGCTTCCGAGTCGTGGATGAGTCGTTTGTTGATACGTCACCAACCGGTCCAAGCTCTGCAGAGGCTTCCACTTCAAATGCTGCAGAAGAAGTCCAGAAGAAAGAGGCACCCTACACTCTTGTG GGATCAATCAGTGAGCCTGGCCTGGGACTCTTGTCGTGGTGGACAAACAGCTAG